The following coding sequences lie in one Takifugu flavidus isolate HTHZ2018 chromosome 4, ASM371156v2, whole genome shotgun sequence genomic window:
- the dido1 gene encoding death-inducer obliterator 1 isoform X2, with the protein MPVETAADSPESRYPVRRSGRQAKRTDKLEEFLSSAKRGSRKSGEPLLQTPTDAETASEASLDGNPDFKNEEDKEESPERRTRSSARKQQQKSQGGRQTRGGGRVTVKDEESSENEDDDKDAATEDHKGDKKEEECSVNVGDTRRAQSQPEMDATQSGGVEQKNEHDDENIKEQIKKEAEKDTNQDGTEKTVVGLVKRGPLRTYVNKKKVANKNTSLVKAPASKTTTSIKRETRAKSPQGSGKIQTRQRCNDEEEEEDDEDEEDDDDDDDDDSSTSSSSESDSGYDPNALYCICRQKHNKRFMICCDRCEEWFHGDCVGITEARGRLMERNGEDYICPNCTTKKNQLVRPATSNLSASLAIGKPRVGVGPAAASAAVGSVSAEKANSLGDQSPVGAAFSTGAGSDDMGIKGRIEKATNPTGKKKIKIFQPQPLEPKGQKLPAEKKAAEQKPVQDTEPKVASNVEVKTTPTGEAPEEKVVEKPGEEASLPKCIGPGCENDAQPDSVYCGNDCILRHAAAAMKSISDDKEPGQDKVKPEKTKPTPKKSSHGGKKTQKMSSEESGSEEEHSPDPDEEDEHAVEERPPPNTASWSSDHNYIAVAAEKTTPISATVLNRKSPAKEEKEAAPEKSPEKPASATPVKGNKKAPITKAAKVSLRDRKQSHHSSSKKPVTPHNKTSSKTKKLASSTSKPQSSFPPGPIHITGALRVTKSNFTIPKKQPQQKDASSESHSSSRVPSSQAFSASSSHSSSRPHSASSVPPASPVPPPPNNQMRQNIRRSLTDILYKRVSDSDDLKMTESEVGRLAFAIEKEMFNLCLNTDSKYKNKYRSLMFNLKDPKNKGLFYRVIGGDVTPFRLVRLSAEELLSKEMSEWRKPDAPEERGSGTRAHSGHSKQGSRHSGTHSMDVDDVPPASDADDQDETPVSSAQASAVERNSSSMPDIFSSMLKDTTSEHRTHLFDLNCKICTGQKSEDEYAAKKMKLTKKPEMKSPRQELHSSRSGDAQPQVTATYQHQDPLAYQPALAPSSQANTDAAVPDSVPQSNQDFSKLPPLAPITSTVSSITNTRRDPRMARHSAAVTVSYTPPEKPTNSMLDPLSAPTAAPAPSELGSKLPLPMPPAPPTSVPVSKPAKTSTIEPSAEGETAIFLHGQEKIWKGLIYMQSVAKFVTKAYLVSGSFDHLKEDLPDTIHIGGRISPSTVWDYVGKLKTSLSKELCLIRFHPATEEEEVAYVSLFSYFSSRQRFGVVANNNRRIKDLYLIPLGSKDPLPSNLLPFDGPGLEPARPNILLGLLICQKDRKRVAAPLEMEEKRSKIQAKDVEDTGPKAPSARTERSTRQSLEIPFSTTPPGSPPSSSSDTSSSSVTTSSVFSILSSVKAPVAMAATAGRDSPSSSTSVNVSSATATPLQTILKKLFGTKKQDSEASNSPSDQGGELSIPAATMLDPIVRQFAQSSDDKHIEEDEDDRPYDPEEEYDPRRGFNMPKKSAELLSKSELSQKPEVSEGEDVAYDPEDDSIFDDVKASAADQAKSAIEPIADPQKILESLKQIGDEALQKQREQEMTTVTPLSIPETLLGQPSKSLLASTQLLQLGKKVEELVKSSSTSPLINQRRDPRQSRDPRQSLTGKTSNDEPEVKEEEAPAVVPDVSQPADPEPQLVTPAEVTDGSNNSEAAQPEESMKHEILPFNESNKVEVSIPLLGEELHPDMEVNYLVDKEEKMEEDEPVKAEAELDKYSIWPNAASILKVEECENEENSCNTPTTSYYNEPVNASAITSAIPVLAQSTQMVESQPHHLQHHMSASGFDNKYGPPADVPPPSNYPPPSHSLPGQNTAMRPLPISMPPPMQGLPPMSGPPHMQGPPLPIRVPPPVHNLPSIPADNNQQYGPPPAIYPPYQNQWPGTQPPPQQPPPGPPLQNIMPLRGPPPPPFPPVAPRGPTPQMFDHSIPPQHAGQQAPPSGPPLGLPPPPVFDGQTSLPPPRFSGLPPPFNFSANRGPPPPFTGPPPPQFGSRIPPPAPFPGPRGPPPSQYGGHATPPSMVDQHKDSSFSLNADQNANPHHIFKDNQGPPPGPVYRGPPPNQYEDRRGPPSSGEMSGPHFNPHSQYGSRPHPSPPHRGSFDEHRVPAPHEGRAHHFGGSEQYRFDRLSEEVRPVRHSGALLPTPPEALGSARAQSPDRHRDDHWRRRSPEIRRRSSTNREDAEVHSGERFSRFESHREPASAPLQPSEERTREASEDRRRERDREAHSGRPPWDRNQVKRWSRDRDRSKEKERERERSRERERSRGKEGERHRETEGERHRDQDAEKRRDRDRDRTRDSDRRDHDRDRGRNRDREREREREREKRRERSRSKERDRDRDRDRDRGKDRGRDRDRDRDRERDRDRDRERDRDRDRERDRDRDKDKDKEKDKERDRRDGSRSKEKREEKKDKHSTSKEGEKPAENAKSVSSEK; encoded by the exons ATGCCAGTGGAGACGGCAGCTGACAGTCCAGAGAGCCGCTACCCTGTACGCCGCAGCGGTAGACAGGCAAAACGTACTGACAAGCTGGAGGAATTCCTTTCCAGTGCTAAAAGGGGGTCTAGAAAGAGTGGGGAGCCCCTTTTACAAACACCTACTGATGCAGAGACTGCATCAGAAGCCAGCTTAGATGGTAACCCCGATTTTAAGAatgaagaagacaaagaagagtctccagagaggaggacaagaagcaGCGCAAGGAAGCAACAGCAGAAAAGTCAAGGTGGCAGACAGACTCGGGGAGGCGGTAGAGTGACGGTCAAGGACGAAGAAAGCTCCGAGAATGAGGACGATGACAAAGATGCTGCCACTGAGGACCACAAAGGagataaaaaagaggaagagtgtTCTGTAAATGTGGGGGACACGAGAAGGGCACAGTCGCAACCAGAGATGGACGCTACTCAGAGTGGGGGGGTTGAGCAGAAGAATGAACATGACGATGAGAATATCaaagaacaaataaagaagGAAGCCGAAAAAGACACGAACCAAGATGGTACCGAAAAGACTGTTGTGGGTTTGGTAAAACGTGGACCACTAAGAACTTATGTTAATAAAAAGAAAGTAGCCAATAAGAACACATCTTTAGTGAAAGCTCCAGCCAGCAAGACCACTACTTCCATCAAGAGAGAGACCAGGGCCAAGTCTCCCCAGGGTTCTGGAAAGATACAGACACGCCAGAGATGTAatgacgaggaggaagaggaggatgacgaagatgaagaggacgatgatgatgacgacgacgacgactcTTCTACTTCATCGTCCTCCGAGTCGGACAGTGGCTACGACCCCAACGCGCTTTATTGCATCTGTCGGCAGAAACATAATAAAAG ATTTATGATTTGTTGCGATCGCTGTGAGGAGTGGTTCCATGGAGACTGTGTGGGCATCACGGAGGCCCGCGGCCGCTTGATGGAGCGAAATGGCGAAGACTATATCTGTCCCAACTGCACCACCAAGAAAAACCAGCTGGTCAGACCTGCTACATCAAACCTTTCTGCAAGCCTGGCGATCGGGAAGCCCAGAGTCGGAGTTGGTCCAGCAGCggcatctgctgctgttggttccGTCTCAGCCGAGAAGGCAAACAGTCTCGGAGATCAGTCACCTGTCGGAGCAGCGTTCTCCACGGGGGCGGGAAGTGACGATATGGGCATCAAAGGCAGGATAGAGAAAGCCACTAATCCAACCGGGAAAAAGAAGATTAAAATCTTTCAGCCG CAACCACTTGAACCAAAAGGTCAGAAACTGCCAGCGGAAAAGAAGGCAGCGGAGCAGAAACCAGTACAGGACACGGAGCCGAAAGTGGCATCAAATGTAGAAGTAAAAACGACACCAACGGGGGAAGCGCCCGAGGAAAAGGTCGTGGAGAAGCCCGGCGAGGAGGCTTCCCTTCCCAAGTGCATCGGCCCAGGCTGCGAGAACGATGCCCAGCCAGACTCTGTCTACTGTGGCAACGACTGCATCCTGAGACACGCCGCAGCGGCCATGAAGTCCATCAGTGACGACAAGGAGCCCGGACAGGACAAAGTCAAGCCTGAGAAAACCAAGCCTACACCAAAG AAGAGCAGTCATGGTGGGAAGAAGACGCAGAAAATGTCGTCGGAAGAGTCGGGCAGCGAGGAAGAACACAGCCCCGATCCAGACGAGGAAGACGAGCACGCCGTGGAAGAACGGCCCCCGCCAAATACTGCATCCTGGTCCAGCGACCATAATTACATTGCAGTAGCAGCAGAAAAGACTACACCCATATCAGCTACAGTGTTAAACAGAAAGT CCCCTgcaaaagaggagaaggaagcagCACCTGAAAAGAGCCCAGAGAAACCCGCTTCAGCAACACCAGTCAAAGGAAACAAGAAGGCTCCCATCACTAAAGCAGCCAAGGTTTCCCTCAGAGACAGGAAGCAGTCACATCATTCAAGCTCCAAGAAACCCGTCACCCCCCACAATAAAACTTcttcaaagacaaagaaattaGCCTCTTCGACTTCAAAGCCCCAATCTTCCTTCCCTCCCGGCCCCATCCACATTACTGGAGCTCTCAGAGTCACCAAGTCCAACTTCACTATTCCCAAGAAGCAGCCACAGCAAAAAGACGCTTCATCCGAGAGTcactcctcctccagagtcCCATCCTCTCAGgccttctctgcttcctccagtcATTCCTCATCCAGACCTCACTCGGCTTCCTCGGTACCACCTGCCTCACCTGTGCCCCCACCACCAAACAACCAGATGAGACAGAACATCCGCCGCTCACTGACAGACATCCTGTATAAGAG GGTGAGCGACAGTGATGATCTGAAAATGACTGAGAGCGAGGTGGGAAGACTGGCCTTTGCCATTGAAAAGGAAATGTTCAACCTCTGCCTTAACACTGACAGCAAGTACAAAAATAAGTACAGGTCCTTGATGTTCAACCTGAAAGATCCTAAAAACAAA GGGTTGTTCTACAGGGTGATCGGCGGTGACGTGACTCCTTTCAGACTAGTGCGACTCAGTGCCGAAGAGCTGCTGTCTAAAGAGATGTCGGAATGGAGGAAGCCAGATGCCCCTGAG GAGCGTGGCTCTGGTACGAGGGCTCATTCTGGACACTCCAAACAGGGCAGCAGACACTCTGGCACACACAGCATGGATGTGGATGATGTCCCACCAGCGTCTGATGCAGAT GACCAGGATGAAACTCCAGTCAGTTCAGCTCAAGCCTCCGCTGTGgaaagaaacagcagcagtatGCCAGATATTTTCAGTTCCATGCTCAAAGACACCACTTCTGAACACAGGACTCACCTGTTTGACCTCAATTGTAAAATATGCACAG GTCAAAAGAGTGAAGATGAATATGCTGCTAAGAAAATGAAGCTAACCAAGAAACCTGAAATGAAGTCACCAAGACAGGAACTCCATTCATCCAGGTCCGGGGACGCCCAACCACAGGTCACCGCAACATACCAGCACCAGGATCCTTTAGCCTACCAACCAGCACTCGCACCATCCAGTCAAGCAAACACGGATGCGGCTGTGCCAGACTCGGTGCCACAGTCGAATCAGGACTTCAGTAAACTGCCCCCTCTTGCCCCCATCACTTCCACAGTGTCTTCCATCACCAACACCCGCAGAGATCCACGCATGGCTCGGCACAGTGCTGCTGTGACGGTTAGCTACACTCCTCCAGAAAAGCCCACAAACAGCATGTTGGACCCGCTCTCGGCTCCCACAGCTGCTCCCGCTCCATCAGAGCTTGGATCCAAGTTGCCGCTGCCGATGCCTCCAGCCCCACCAACTTCAGTACCTGTGTCCAAACCAGCAAAAACAAG CACAATTGAGCCTTCTGCTGAAGGTGAAACTGCAATCTTCCTCCATGGTCAGGAGAAGATTTGGAAAGGACTTATTTATATGCAGTCGGTAGCCAAGTTTGTGACCAAAGCTTATCTGGTGTCTGGATCCTTTGATCACCTGAAGGAG GATTTGCCTGACACCATTCACATCGGAGGACGCATATCACCGAGCACAGTGTGGGACTATGTTGGAAAGCTGAAAACCTCCCTCTCCAAG GAACTGTGTCTGATCCGTTTTCACCCAgctacagaggaggaggaggtggcatATGTCTCCCTTTTCTCTTACTTTAGCAGTAGACAGCGATTTGGTGTGGTGGCTAACAACAATCGGCGCATCAAAGACCTCTATCTCATTCCACTGGGCTCCAAAGATCCATTACCCTCCAATCTTTTACCATTTGATGGACCAG GGCTGGAACCAGCTCGTCCCAACATTCTTTTGGGCCTGCTAATCTGCCAGAAGGACAGGAAGCGTGTTGCAGCTCCACTGGAAATGGAAGAAAAGCGTTCCAAGATTCAAGCTAAAGACGTTGAAGACACTGGTCCAAAGGCACCTTCTGCCAGGACAGAACGAAGCACTCGGCAAAGTCTGGAAATTCCCTTTAGCACGACACCTCCGGGGTCCCCTCCGTCCAGCTCTTCTGACACTTCAAGCAGCAGTGTgaccacctcctctgtcttttccATTTTGTCATCTGTAAAAGCCCCCGTCGCCATGGCCGCCACTGCTGGAAGGGACTCCCCATCTTCATCCACCTCGGTCAACGTCTCCTCCGCGACTGCAACGCCCCTTCAGACCATCCTGAAAAAACTCTTCGggacaaaaaaacaagattcAGAAGCTTCCAACTCTCCATCTGATCAGGGCGGCGAACTCTCCATCCCAGCTGCTACAATGCTTGACCCGATTGTGCGACAGTTTGCACAAAGTTCTGATGATAAGCACatagaggaggatgaagatgacagACCATATGATCCAGAGGAGGAATATGATCCCAGGAGGGGTTTCAATATGCCTAAGAAATCTGCTGAATTACTGAGCAAGTCTGAGCTCTCACAGAAGCCCGAGGTGTCTGAAGGTGAAGATGTGGCGTATGACCCAGAGGATGACTCCATTTTTGATGATGTCaaagcttcagcagcagaccaAGCTAAATCTGCAATCGAGCCCATAGCCGATCCACAGAAGATCTTGGAAAGCCTCAAACAGATTGGAGATGAAGCATtgcagaaacagagagaacagGAAATGACTACTGTGACTCCTTTGTCGATTCCAGAAACGCTTTTAGGTCAACCTTCCAAATCGCTTTTGGCGAGTactcagctgctccagctcgGCAAAAAGGTTGAGGAGCTGGTGAAGTCGTCTTCAACCAGCCCCTTGATCAACCAGAGGAGAGATCCACGACAGAGCAGGGACCCTCGTCAGTCTCTAACAGGCAAAACATCAAATGATGAACCTGAAGTTAAAGAAGAGGAGGCTCCTGCTGTGGTGCCTGATGTTTCTCAACCTGCTGACCCAGAGCCTCAGCTGGTAACTCCAGCTGAGGTGACAGATGGCTCAAATAATTCAGAAGCAGCACAGCCAGAAGAGTCAATGAAACATGAGATTCTACCTTTCAATGAGTCCAACAAGGTGGAGGTATCGATTCCATTATTAGGAGAGGAGTTGCACCCCGATATGGAGGTCAATTACCTGGttgacaaagaggagaaaatggaggaagacGAGCCGgtcaaagcagaagcagaactgGACAAGTACAGTATTTGGCCAAATGCAGCAAGTATTTTAAAAGTTGAGGAGTGTGAGAATGAAGAGAATAGCTGCAATACTCCAACCACTAGTTATTATAACGAGCCCGTCAACGCTTCCGCAATAACCTCAGCGATCCCGGTCCTCGCCCAGAGCACGCAAATGGTTGAGAGTCAGCCCCACCACCTGCAGCATCACATGTCAGCATCAGGCTTTGATAATAAATATGGGCCTCCAGCTGATGTTCCTCCACCATCCAActaccccccaccctcccactcATTGCCAGGACAAAATACAGCTATGAGACCCCTACCAATATCAATGCCACCCCCCATGCAGGGTCTTCCACCCATGTCAGGCCCCCCTCACATGCAGGGACCGCCTCTACCCATCCGTGTTCCTCCCCCTGTCCATaatcttccatccatccccgCTGATAACAACCAGCAATATGGTCCACCTCCAGCTATATACCCCCCCTATCAGAACCAGTGGCCAGGGACACAACCACCACCCCAGCAGCCGCCCCCTGGACCACCACTTCAGAATATCATGCCACTCAGAGGGCCGCCACCACCACCGTTTCCTCCAGTGGCACCAAGAGGACCCACTCCTCAAATGTTTGATCATTCCATTCCTCCTCAGCACGCTGGACAACAAGCTCCTCCGTCAGGCCCCCCTCTCggcctccccccacctcctgtTTTTGATGGGCAGACTAGTTTACCCCCACCACGATTCTCCGGCCTTCCACCACCATTTAATTTCTCTGCAAACAgaggtcctcctccacctttcaCGGGTCCGCCGCCTCCTCAGTTCGGTAGCAGaattcctcctccagcccctttCCCCGGCCCGAGGGGTCCACCACCGTCTCAGTATGGTGGCCACGCCACTCCACCCTCAATGGTCGACCAACATAAAGACAGCTCTTTCAGTTTAAATGCAGACCAGAATGCAAATCCTCACCATATTTTCAAAGATAATCAAGGTCCTCCACCAGGTCCGGTGTACCGTGGACCTCCGCCTAATCAGTACGAGGACAGAAGAGGCCCACCCTCCAGTGGTGAGATGAGCGGCCCGCATTTTAATCCACATAGCCAGTACGGCTCCAGGCCGCATCCCTCGCCACCGCACCGAGGGTCGTTTGATGAGCACAGAGTTCCTGCTCCTCATGAAGGTCGAGCTCATCATTTTGGAGGATCTGAGCAGTACCGCTTCGATAGGCTGTCTGAAGAGGTTAGACCTGTCCGCCACAGTGGGGCCTTACTGCCAACTCCTCCAGAGGCTTTAGGCTCTGCAAGAGCTCAAAGCCCAGACCGACACAGGGATGACCATTGGCGGCGGCGCTCTCCCGAAATacggaggaggagcagcaccaaCCGAGAGGACGCAGAAGTCCACAGTGGAGAACGCTTTAGTCGGTTTGAAAGCCACAGAGAACCTGCTTCGGCACCTTTGCAACCCTCCGAAGAGAGAACAAGGGAGGCGTCCGAGGACCGCAGGAGGGAAAGAGACCGGGAAGCCCACAGTGGCAGACCGCCATGGGACAGGAACCAAGTCAAGCGCTGGAGCAGAGATCGCGATCGGAGCAAAGAAAAAGAGCGCGAGCGAGAGCGCAGCCGAGAAAGGGAGCGCAGCAGGGGGAAGGAGGGCGAGAGGCACcgggagacggagggagagcgACACAGAGATCAAGatgcagagaaaaggagagatcGGGACAGAGACAGAACCAGAGATTCTGACAGGAGGGATCATGACCGCGACAGAGGAAGAAACCGCGACCGTGAGCGggaacgagagagagagcgagaaaagAGACGCGAGCGATCCAGAAGCAAGGAgcgggacagggacagagacagagaccgaGACCGCGGGAAAGACCGGGGACGAGATAGAGACCGAGACCGTGACCGTGAGAGAGatagggacagggacagggagcgGGACAGAGACCGAGatagggagagggacagggacagggacaaggacaaggacaaggaaaaagacaaagagagggaTCGTCGCGATGGGAGCAGAAGCAAAGAAAagcgagaggagaaaaaagacaaacataGTACATCcaaggagggggaaaaacctgcagaaaatgcAAAAAGCGTGTCCTCTGAGAAATGA